Proteins co-encoded in one Afipia sp. P52-10 genomic window:
- a CDS encoding tripartite tricarboxylate transporter substrate binding protein encodes MAGLSALILAIPATSFAQSYPTRQITLVVPFPAGSATDGVARRLAESLKDASGATVIVENKPGADGNLAALSVLRADPDGYTVFVTTNSTHAANASLFNTMPFDPKKDFAPVAGVMTIPMMLTVKSDSPVKTLSEFIALAKKREKPLSFASGNTSSRGAAELFKSRAGIQMQHVPYRGMPQALTDVVGGQVDTIFSDTSSGLGLVRDGSLRAIAVTSPKRISSMPDVPTIAESGLPGYELAAWVGVFVHAKTAPDIIAKLNRWITAFVNDPATVSYMGTIGATPFPSTPEELAAFADADTKRWAEIVEVAKMEKK; translated from the coding sequence TTGGCGGGCCTCTCGGCCCTGATCTTGGCGATTCCTGCCACCTCGTTTGCGCAGTCCTATCCCACGCGTCAGATTACGTTGGTTGTGCCATTTCCGGCGGGGAGTGCGACGGATGGCGTCGCGCGCCGGCTTGCTGAAAGCTTGAAGGACGCTAGCGGCGCCACGGTGATCGTGGAGAACAAGCCCGGCGCGGATGGCAATCTAGCGGCACTATCGGTGCTGCGCGCCGATCCGGACGGCTACACAGTATTCGTGACGACCAATTCGACTCACGCCGCGAATGCCAGTCTGTTCAACACGATGCCATTCGATCCGAAGAAGGATTTCGCCCCGGTCGCCGGCGTAATGACGATCCCGATGATGCTGACGGTGAAATCCGATTCACCGGTCAAAACCTTATCTGAGTTTATCGCTTTGGCGAAGAAGAGGGAAAAGCCATTGAGCTTTGCAAGCGGCAACACCTCAAGTCGCGGGGCTGCCGAACTCTTCAAATCGCGTGCGGGCATCCAGATGCAGCATGTGCCTTATCGCGGTATGCCGCAGGCCCTGACGGACGTCGTCGGTGGCCAAGTCGATACCATCTTTTCGGATACGTCGAGCGGACTGGGGCTGGTCCGCGACGGTTCTCTCCGGGCGATCGCGGTGACGAGCCCGAAGCGGATCAGTTCGATGCCGGACGTGCCGACCATCGCCGAGAGCGGTTTGCCCGGTTATGAACTCGCGGCTTGGGTCGGTGTCTTCGTTCATGCCAAGACTGCGCCGGATATCATCGCCAAGCTGAACCGTTGGATCACGGCATTCGTCAACGATCCAGCGACGGTCAGTTACATGGGGACGATCGGTGCGACGCCGTTCCCTTCGACGCCGGAGGAACTCGCGGCCTTCGCCGACGCCGACACGAAGCGCTGGGCGGAGATCGTCGAGGTCGCAAAGATGGAGAAGAAGTAG
- a CDS encoding acyl-CoA dehydrogenase family protein, which produces MRKLTDEQRAIRDGVLAVCKRFDDEYWSACDREARFPFDFHKAMAADGWLGVTMPEEHGGAGLGVTEAAIVMHTVASGGGGMAAASSIHINMFGPHPIVVHGTKEQKARWIPRLVSGEDQVCFGVTEPDAGLDTTSIKTFAKKVDGGYRVSGRKVWTSTGQVANKILLLTRTVAKQDVKRSTDGITVFYTDLDRSKVEVKRIPKHGRAAVDSNAVFIDDLFIPEEDRIGEEGRGFHYLLDSLNPERILVGIEAIGIGQDALRRAARYARERSVFGRPIGQNQAIQHPLAECWLQLEAAQLMAMTAAELYDAGEPCGAEANGAKFLGARAGHQACQQAVLTHGGMGYAKEYQVERLLREVLITRIAPVSEQMILSFIAERVLDQPKSY; this is translated from the coding sequence ATGCGAAAACTGACAGACGAACAGCGTGCGATCCGCGATGGGGTCCTAGCCGTATGCAAGCGCTTCGACGACGAATACTGGTCGGCCTGCGACCGTGAGGCGCGTTTTCCGTTCGATTTCCACAAGGCGATGGCTGCAGACGGCTGGCTCGGAGTGACGATGCCTGAGGAGCACGGCGGCGCGGGGCTCGGCGTGACGGAAGCGGCCATCGTCATGCACACGGTCGCTTCGGGCGGCGGCGGCATGGCTGCGGCGTCTTCGATCCACATCAACATGTTCGGCCCGCATCCGATCGTCGTGCATGGGACGAAGGAACAGAAGGCGCGGTGGATTCCGCGGCTGGTCTCCGGCGAGGATCAGGTTTGTTTCGGCGTGACCGAGCCGGATGCCGGCCTCGATACGACCAGCATCAAGACCTTTGCCAAGAAGGTCGATGGCGGATACCGCGTCTCCGGGCGCAAGGTCTGGACCTCGACCGGACAGGTCGCGAACAAGATCCTCCTGCTGACGCGGACGGTAGCGAAGCAGGACGTCAAGCGTTCGACCGACGGCATCACGGTGTTCTACACCGATCTCGATCGCTCCAAGGTCGAGGTGAAGCGGATCCCGAAGCACGGGCGCGCAGCGGTGGATTCAAACGCCGTTTTCATAGACGACCTGTTCATTCCGGAGGAGGATCGGATCGGTGAGGAGGGGCGGGGCTTCCATTATCTGCTCGACAGCCTGAATCCGGAACGCATCCTCGTCGGCATCGAGGCCATTGGTATTGGCCAGGATGCCTTGCGGCGCGCGGCACGCTACGCGCGAGAGCGCTCGGTATTCGGGCGACCGATCGGACAGAACCAAGCGATCCAGCATCCGCTGGCCGAATGCTGGTTGCAACTCGAAGCCGCGCAGTTGATGGCGATGACCGCGGCCGAACTATACGATGCAGGCGAGCCTTGCGGGGCCGAGGCCAACGGAGCGAAGTTTCTCGGCGCACGCGCAGGCCATCAGGCCTGCCAGCAGGCGGTGCTGACCCATGGCGGCATGGGTTACGCCAAAGAATACCAGGTCGAGCGGCTGTTGCGGGAAGTGCTCATCACCCGGATCGCTCCGGTGAGCGAACAGATGATCCTGTCCTTCATCGCCGAAAGGGTCCTGGATCAACCCAAATCCTACTGA
- a CDS encoding tripartite tricarboxylate transporter substrate binding protein, producing MAQSADQYPSRVVKFIVPASAGGPSDIVARLVADKLTQSIGQPVIVENRPGGSLMIGTAAVAKSDPDGYTLLVTTSTPIVTVPFTMKNVPYDVQQDLITVSHLGSTPLVLYVSSNTPAKNLKDVLEIAKAKPASANYGSYGTGSSAHILNEHMIKQSGVKMVHIPYKGVAPELQDLVGGQILTGVADIGSAAPLVQGNQIKPVAVTGSKRSALLPEVGTFAEQGIAGLEPFSPWWGVFAPRKTPKPIVDKLSVEIQKIVRSPEFNAKMASLGIEPTGLLVDEADRATRDEMARWQKIIANLSDIKFE from the coding sequence ATGGCCCAGAGCGCGGATCAATATCCGTCGCGGGTCGTCAAGTTCATTGTGCCGGCGAGTGCCGGCGGACCGAGCGACATCGTCGCGCGGCTGGTCGCGGACAAGCTTACTCAGTCGATCGGGCAGCCGGTGATCGTGGAAAACCGTCCGGGCGGCTCGCTGATGATCGGCACTGCAGCGGTCGCGAAGAGCGACCCGGACGGTTACACGCTGCTGGTGACCACAAGTACGCCGATCGTCACCGTACCTTTCACGATGAAGAACGTTCCGTACGATGTGCAGCAGGATCTGATCACCGTCTCGCATCTGGGATCGACGCCGTTGGTTCTCTATGTCAGCAGCAACACGCCGGCGAAGAACCTGAAAGATGTGCTGGAGATCGCCAAGGCGAAGCCGGCGAGCGCCAACTATGGCTCCTACGGTACGGGATCGAGCGCGCACATTCTCAACGAGCACATGATCAAGCAAAGCGGCGTGAAGATGGTGCACATTCCTTATAAGGGCGTCGCACCGGAACTGCAGGATCTGGTCGGCGGGCAGATCCTGACCGGCGTCGCCGACATCGGTTCGGCCGCGCCGCTCGTGCAGGGTAACCAGATCAAGCCGGTCGCCGTCACCGGCTCGAAGCGGTCTGCTCTGTTGCCGGAGGTCGGGACGTTTGCGGAGCAGGGCATCGCCGGTCTTGAGCCGTTCTCGCCGTGGTGGGGCGTGTTCGCGCCACGCAAGACCCCGAAGCCGATCGTGGACAAGCTCTCCGTGGAGATTCAGAAGATCGTCCGCTCGCCGGAGTTCAACGCCAAGATGGCCAGCCTGGGTATCGAACCGACCGGTCTGCTGGTAGACGAAGCCGATCGCGCCACCCGAGACGAGATGGCGCGCTGGCAGAAGATCATCGCCAACCTATCGGATATCAAATTCGAGTAG
- a CDS encoding NADPH:quinone oxidoreductase family protein → MTNIPGPRLGPGQVRIAVKYATVGFGTTLVVAGKYQRKPPLPFVPGTEVAGHVLEVASDVKAFKPGDRVVASLDWGGYAEEAVATALTTWPVPDGVDLAAAVHVPLSYGTSYAALHWRGGLMRGQTLAVYGAAGGVGLTAVQLGRLAGAKVIAIAGSPQRVDLAIAQGADCGLVHGGPDLGKRIKALNGGRGVDIVYDPVGGDLFNEALRCVKAEGKVIVIGFASGTIPQIPANILLVKNIDVIGFNFGLYLGWGLTDERAAYAGRLAAMMETLLSHIAAGELAPLDSQQYPLEKFVDAFDSIVARKSTGRVVLKIGD, encoded by the coding sequence TTGACGAACATTCCCGGACCGCGTCTTGGTCCGGGGCAAGTGCGTATCGCGGTGAAGTATGCGACCGTGGGCTTTGGAACGACGTTGGTCGTCGCCGGCAAATATCAGCGCAAGCCGCCGCTGCCGTTCGTTCCCGGTACGGAAGTGGCGGGCCATGTGCTGGAGGTTGCGAGCGACGTCAAGGCGTTCAAACCCGGCGATCGCGTCGTTGCTTCGCTCGACTGGGGCGGCTACGCCGAGGAGGCGGTCGCGACCGCATTGACCACCTGGCCTGTGCCCGACGGCGTCGATCTTGCCGCCGCCGTCCATGTGCCGCTTAGCTATGGGACGTCCTATGCGGCGTTGCATTGGCGGGGCGGTTTGATGCGTGGACAGACGCTCGCTGTTTATGGCGCAGCGGGGGGTGTAGGGTTGACCGCCGTGCAACTGGGCCGGCTGGCCGGGGCCAAAGTGATCGCGATTGCCGGAAGTCCGCAGCGTGTCGATCTTGCGATCGCCCAGGGTGCGGATTGTGGTCTCGTGCATGGTGGGCCCGATCTCGGCAAGCGGATCAAGGCGCTGAACGGAGGTCGTGGCGTCGACATCGTCTACGATCCTGTCGGCGGCGATCTGTTCAACGAAGCGCTCCGTTGCGTGAAGGCGGAAGGCAAAGTCATTGTCATAGGCTTTGCGAGCGGGACGATTCCGCAAATTCCAGCGAACATTCTGCTGGTGAAGAACATCGATGTGATTGGCTTCAACTTCGGCCTCTATCTCGGATGGGGATTGACCGACGAGCGCGCCGCCTATGCGGGACGGCTTGCGGCGATGATGGAGACCTTGCTCTCCCATATCGCTGCGGGCGAACTGGCGCCGCTCGATTCCCAGCAGTATCCGCTGGAGAAATTTGTCGATGCCTTCGATTCCATCGTGGCGCGAAAATCGACCGGACGCGTCGTCCTGAAGATCGGCGACTAA
- a CDS encoding CaiB/BaiF CoA-transferase family protein: MKPLAGVKVLDFSKVLAGPLCSQYLGDLGADIIKVEPVGLGDETRGWPPFRAAGLGTVFVSANRNKRSIALDMKSDEGRKIAQELARQADVAIESFGTGVAERLGIDAGTLQAANERLIYCSISGFGRTGPLKNSPGYDVILQAFSGVMALTGDEGGGYIRSPISPIDQMTGSHAFSGILASLIERQKTGKGSTVRVSLLETAIGLLGYNLQTFWERGVQPPKCGSSHESLCPYQAFEAADGPIMIGVANDNLWRKFCSVAGLEAIVDDPKFRTNADRVAHRAETLGHVQTAIAKRPVADWDETLAKIGVPCSPINSLAQLLDHPHTKSTGMIVEYEHPVAGAMKGIAQPILFNEQPRKVGLPPPTHGQHTDEVLAEIGLPHGRIEELRRAKIIA; encoded by the coding sequence ATGAAGCCGTTAGCTGGAGTCAAGGTGCTCGATTTTTCCAAGGTGCTCGCGGGGCCGTTGTGCTCGCAGTATCTTGGCGATCTCGGCGCCGATATCATCAAGGTGGAGCCTGTCGGACTGGGCGACGAAACGCGCGGCTGGCCGCCATTCCGGGCGGCCGGTCTCGGAACGGTATTCGTCAGCGCCAATCGCAACAAGCGCAGCATTGCGCTCGATATGAAGAGCGATGAAGGACGCAAGATCGCCCAGGAGCTTGCCAGGCAAGCGGACGTCGCCATCGAAAGCTTCGGAACCGGTGTGGCGGAGCGACTGGGCATTGATGCCGGGACTCTCCAAGCCGCGAACGAGAGATTGATCTACTGCAGCATTTCCGGCTTTGGCCGCACCGGACCGTTGAAGAATTCGCCGGGCTATGACGTCATCCTGCAGGCATTCAGCGGCGTGATGGCTCTCACCGGAGACGAGGGCGGGGGTTACATTCGCAGTCCGATCTCGCCGATCGATCAGATGACGGGCTCTCACGCATTCAGCGGCATCCTGGCTTCACTGATCGAACGGCAGAAGACCGGAAAGGGCAGCACGGTTCGTGTATCGCTTCTGGAAACCGCCATCGGTCTGCTCGGCTACAATCTGCAGACGTTCTGGGAGCGTGGTGTACAGCCGCCGAAATGTGGATCGAGCCACGAGTCGTTATGTCCCTATCAAGCCTTCGAGGCTGCTGACGGGCCGATCATGATCGGCGTCGCCAACGACAATCTCTGGCGTAAGTTCTGCAGCGTCGCTGGGCTGGAGGCAATTGTCGACGATCCGAAATTCCGCACGAACGCGGATCGCGTGGCGCATCGCGCCGAGACGCTCGGTCATGTTCAGACGGCGATTGCCAAACGGCCGGTGGCTGATTGGGACGAGACGCTGGCGAAGATCGGTGTGCCGTGCTCGCCGATCAATTCGCTTGCGCAGCTGTTGGATCATCCGCACACGAAATCCACCGGAATGATTGTGGAATACGAGCACCCGGTTGCGGGGGCAATGAAGGGAATCGCGCAGCCGATCCTCTTCAACGAACAGCCGCGCAAGGTCGGGTTGCCGCCGCCGACGCATGGTCAGCACACTGATGAGGTGCTGGCCGAAATAGGATTGCCGCACGGTCGGATCGAAGAATTGCGCCGCGCAAAGATTATCGCCTGA
- a CDS encoding acyl-CoA dehydrogenase family protein: MVKRTLFSPEHEDFRATVRGFVESELVPHHAQWEIDGVVPKPIWAKAGELGLLCCDLPEEYGGSGADWLYNAVVIEELARAGMSGPGFMIHSEMVAPYILSWGNEELKRKWLPRMVKGEAIGAIAMTEPSAGSDLKNIRTRAKRDGDAYVIDGQKVYISNGQSCTFTVTACKTDPDAGAKGVSLILVEADRPGFQRGRNLDKIGMKAQDTSELFYSGIRVPVGNRLGEENKGFSMLMTKLARERLVQAVRSIVVAERAIEWTVDYTAERKAFDGTIADFQNTQFVLAALDAETTAVRVFVDWCMERFMRDELTPVDAAKVKMLSTELQCKVVDQCLQFFGGYGYMTEYPIARAYIDARITRIAGGAVEVMKQIISRDLFSRVKTNR, translated from the coding sequence ATGGTTAAACGCACTCTCTTCTCGCCGGAACACGAAGACTTCCGCGCGACTGTCCGTGGTTTCGTCGAGAGCGAGCTCGTCCCGCATCATGCGCAGTGGGAAATCGACGGCGTCGTCCCGAAGCCGATCTGGGCGAAGGCGGGCGAACTCGGGCTGCTCTGCTGTGATCTGCCTGAGGAGTATGGCGGCTCCGGCGCGGACTGGCTCTACAACGCGGTGGTGATCGAGGAACTCGCGCGCGCCGGCATGAGCGGTCCCGGATTTATGATTCATTCGGAGATGGTGGCGCCCTACATCCTGTCCTGGGGCAATGAGGAACTCAAACGCAAGTGGCTGCCGCGGATGGTGAAGGGGGAGGCGATCGGAGCGATCGCCATGACCGAACCGAGCGCCGGCAGTGATCTGAAGAACATCCGCACCCGCGCAAAACGCGACGGCGACGCATACGTCATCGATGGCCAAAAGGTTTACATCTCCAACGGCCAGAGTTGCACATTCACCGTCACCGCTTGCAAGACCGATCCCGATGCTGGTGCGAAGGGCGTCAGTCTGATCCTGGTGGAGGCCGATCGTCCTGGCTTTCAACGCGGTCGGAATCTCGACAAGATCGGGATGAAGGCGCAGGACACATCCGAGCTGTTCTACTCAGGCATCCGCGTTCCGGTCGGCAATCGCCTTGGTGAGGAGAACAAGGGCTTCTCCATGCTGATGACCAAACTGGCGCGCGAGCGGCTGGTTCAGGCGGTGCGGAGCATCGTGGTGGCTGAACGAGCCATCGAATGGACGGTCGATTATACAGCGGAGCGCAAGGCGTTCGATGGCACCATTGCCGACTTCCAGAACACGCAGTTCGTGCTGGCGGCGCTGGATGCGGAAACAACGGCTGTGCGCGTGTTCGTCGATTGGTGTATGGAGCGCTTCATGCGCGACGAGCTCACGCCCGTCGACGCGGCGAAGGTGAAAATGCTGTCCACCGAACTGCAGTGCAAGGTCGTCGACCAATGTCTGCAATTCTTCGGCGGCTACGGCTATATGACCGAGTATCCGATCGCGCGTGCCTATATCGACGCGCGCATTACCAGGATCGCCGGCGGAGCGGTTGAGGTCATGAAGCAGATCATCAGCCGCGACCTCTTCAGCCGCGTGAAAACCAACCGCTGA
- a CDS encoding MarR family winged helix-turn-helix transcriptional regulator, with the protein MRKTLFDQEMKHLEITRSQWWVLAQLSREGRAEGMLQTELARVVDVGKVAIGGLINRLEAGGFVVRAVDKSDRRAQRVRITKLGHAVLEQMSSVGRRLNINTFADISEKDIATTERVLAAMKNNIKQMIEAPAGGNARRRR; encoded by the coding sequence TTGCGTAAGACCCTGTTCGACCAGGAGATGAAGCACCTTGAGATCACCCGCTCGCAGTGGTGGGTGCTGGCGCAATTGTCCCGCGAAGGACGTGCCGAGGGGATGTTGCAGACGGAACTCGCCCGGGTGGTTGACGTCGGCAAGGTTGCGATCGGCGGGCTGATCAACCGTCTGGAGGCAGGCGGATTCGTCGTGCGCGCCGTCGATAAATCGGATCGGCGGGCGCAACGCGTCCGCATAACCAAGCTCGGTCACGCCGTGCTCGAGCAGATGAGCAGCGTCGGACGCAGGCTCAATATCAACACGTTCGCGGATATTTCCGAGAAGGATATCGCGACAACCGAGCGAGTGCTCGCGGCGATGAAGAATAATATCAAGCAGATGATCGAAGCCCCTGCGGGCGGCAACGCGCGCCGCCGCAGGTAA
- a CDS encoding 3-keto-5-aminohexanoate cleavage protein translates to MKRIDKVIISCAVTGSIHTPTMSEALPVNSAQIAEQAIGAAEAGAAILHLHARREEDGSPTQDPAMFSRFLPRIKQSCDAVVNITTGGGLGMSLDDRLAAAKALKPELASMNMGSLNFGLFPAVSRIKEFKHPWERPYLEMTKDFILSNTFAQIERGITELSALGTRFEFECYDVGHLYNLAHFVDRKMIEPPFLVQCIFGILGGIGPDPENLMHMKRVADSLFGGDYILSVLGAGRHQMGLVTMGAILGGCVRVGLEDSLYIGKGRMARSNAEQVAKIKRILEDLSLEVATPDEARRMLKLKGAAQVGF, encoded by the coding sequence GTGAAACGCATCGACAAGGTGATCATCAGTTGCGCCGTAACCGGCTCGATCCATACGCCGACGATGTCGGAGGCGCTCCCGGTGAATTCGGCTCAGATCGCGGAACAGGCAATCGGTGCGGCCGAAGCGGGCGCAGCGATCCTGCATCTCCATGCACGGCGGGAGGAGGATGGCTCGCCGACGCAAGATCCGGCCATGTTCAGCCGCTTCCTGCCGAGGATCAAGCAGAGCTGCGATGCGGTCGTGAACATCACGACGGGCGGCGGCCTCGGCATGAGCCTGGATGACCGGCTGGCGGCGGCCAAGGCGCTGAAGCCGGAGCTCGCTTCGATGAACATGGGCTCGCTGAATTTCGGCTTGTTCCCGGCCGTGAGCAGGATCAAGGAATTCAAGCATCCTTGGGAGCGTCCATATCTGGAGATGACGAAAGACTTCATTCTGTCGAATACGTTCGCACAGATCGAGCGCGGCATCACCGAGCTCAGCGCACTTGGAACACGGTTCGAGTTCGAGTGCTATGACGTCGGCCATCTCTATAATCTCGCGCATTTCGTCGATCGCAAGATGATCGAGCCGCCATTCCTGGTGCAGTGCATCTTCGGCATTCTCGGCGGCATAGGTCCCGATCCCGAGAATCTGATGCACATGAAGCGCGTCGCGGATTCGTTGTTCGGCGGCGATTACATCCTTTCCGTGCTCGGCGCCGGCCGCCATCAGATGGGACTCGTGACCATGGGCGCGATCCTTGGCGGCTGCGTGCGCGTCGGTCTCGAAGACAGTCTCTATATCGGCAAGGGGCGCATGGCGCGCTCGAACGCAGAGCAGGTCGCCAAGATCAAGCGCATTCTGGAGGATTTGTCGCTGGAAGTCGCAACGCCGGACGAGGCGCGCCGCATGCTGAAGCTCAAAGGCGCCGCACAGGTCGGCTTCTAA
- a CDS encoding NADP-dependent oxidoreductase has translation MQNRQWILASHPRGAADEATWTLIEAQRPTPGPGQILIRTQWLSVDPYMRGRISPSANYAKGVQIGEVMQGGGVGEVVASNHPAWKIGDIAESMDVGWQEWAVLTPDLPGASRVNKVDPGIAPPQASLSWLGMTGLTAYIGLLEIGRPRPGDTVVVSAASGAVGQLVGQIAKLAGARVVGIAGSDEKLAWCRTIGFDATINYKTADDPTSAIAAACPNGVNVFFDNTGGPIHDAVLKNLAVAARVVICGRIALADTFDQEDIGLRASSRLIVTRAMIQGLVVFDWWHRRDEALARLAAWHKSGAIQTKEDVLEGFERVPQAFLRMMAGQNFGKQLVRL, from the coding sequence ATGCAGAACCGCCAATGGATCCTTGCATCCCACCCCCGCGGCGCCGCCGACGAAGCGACGTGGACACTCATTGAGGCGCAGCGGCCAACGCCCGGACCGGGTCAGATCCTGATCAGAACACAATGGTTGTCAGTCGACCCTTACATGCGCGGTCGCATCAGCCCCTCAGCCAATTACGCCAAGGGCGTCCAGATCGGCGAAGTGATGCAGGGCGGCGGCGTCGGCGAAGTCGTCGCGAGCAATCATCCAGCGTGGAAGATCGGCGATATCGCCGAGTCGATGGATGTCGGCTGGCAGGAGTGGGCGGTTCTGACACCGGACCTGCCCGGCGCATCGCGCGTCAACAAGGTTGATCCCGGTATCGCACCGCCGCAGGCGTCGCTGTCCTGGCTCGGCATGACTGGCCTCACCGCTTATATCGGCCTGCTCGAAATCGGCCGACCGCGCCCTGGCGACACTGTCGTCGTTTCCGCCGCGTCCGGCGCAGTTGGGCAGCTCGTCGGCCAGATCGCGAAGCTGGCCGGGGCACGCGTGGTCGGAATCGCGGGCTCCGACGAAAAGCTCGCCTGGTGTCGGACGATCGGCTTCGACGCCACCATCAACTATAAGACGGCTGACGATCCCACCTCCGCCATTGCCGCCGCTTGTCCAAATGGCGTGAATGTCTTCTTTGATAACACCGGCGGGCCGATCCACGATGCCGTGCTGAAGAATCTGGCTGTCGCCGCCCGCGTCGTCATCTGCGGACGGATCGCACTCGCCGATACCTTCGACCAAGAGGACATCGGCCTGCGCGCAAGCTCACGGCTGATCGTGACCCGCGCCATGATTCAAGGGCTCGTTGTATTCGACTGGTGGCACCGGCGCGACGAGGCGCTTGCGCGACTGGCGGCGTGGCATAAGAGCGGCGCGATCCAGACGAAGGAGGATGTGCTGGAAGGCTTCGAGCGCGTGCCGCAAGCCTTCCTGCGCATGATGGCGGGTCAGAATTTCGGCAAGCAACTGGTCCGCTTGTAA
- a CDS encoding tripartite tricarboxylate transporter substrate binding protein: MGFEIGRRALLQGMFAIPFIGRAGAQTQWPTKPVRVISGGSAGGGSDIAFRLVEQRLRDKFGQPFIIENLTGAGGTTGAAAAAKATDLHTFFISNVASNAIGVPLYKNFPFNPKTELPGVARLCTVTNALVVPANTGISNVQQFLERVKADPAKAFFGSAGPGTTSHLSGLLLGQRLGVELTHVPYKGTAANLTALLRNDVMFSVENLPVVISNVQSGNLKILAVSQARRSPLFPDIPTLQEAGVPDFDMFSWYGVSAATATPREVINRVSDEINAALKTEETIKRFRNIGSDAAPLNAADFDKFIAAEIDKWTPLVKSSGATSD, translated from the coding sequence ATGGGTTTTGAAATCGGCCGCAGGGCTTTGTTGCAGGGGATGTTTGCGATTCCATTCATCGGCCGAGCCGGCGCGCAAACGCAGTGGCCGACCAAGCCGGTGCGGGTGATCTCCGGCGGTTCGGCAGGTGGCGGCAGCGACATCGCCTTCCGCCTCGTTGAGCAGCGCCTGCGGGACAAGTTCGGTCAACCTTTCATCATCGAAAATCTCACCGGCGCGGGAGGCACCACCGGTGCGGCCGCCGCCGCCAAGGCGACCGACCTGCATACCTTCTTCATCAGCAACGTCGCCTCAAATGCGATCGGCGTTCCGCTCTATAAGAATTTTCCGTTCAACCCAAAGACCGAGTTGCCGGGAGTCGCGCGCCTCTGCACTGTGACCAACGCCCTGGTGGTGCCTGCGAATACGGGAATCTCCAATGTCCAGCAGTTCTTGGAACGTGTGAAAGCAGACCCTGCGAAGGCCTTCTTCGGATCGGCGGGCCCAGGTACGACATCTCACCTGAGCGGTCTGCTGCTGGGCCAGCGGCTCGGCGTCGAGCTGACGCATGTCCCTTATAAAGGCACCGCGGCCAATCTGACGGCCTTGTTGCGGAACGACGTGATGTTCTCGGTCGAGAACCTGCCGGTGGTGATCAGCAACGTTCAATCCGGAAACTTGAAAATCCTCGCGGTGTCGCAAGCGCGGCGGTCGCCGCTCTTTCCCGATATACCGACACTGCAGGAAGCCGGCGTTCCCGATTTTGATATGTTTAGCTGGTATGGCGTGTCGGCTGCGACTGCGACGCCGCGCGAAGTGATCAACCGCGTCTCTGACGAGATCAACGCGGCGTTGAAGACGGAGGAAACCATCAAGCGTTTCCGCAACATCGGTTCGGATGCAGCGCCGCTCAATGCCGCGGATTTCGATAAATTCATTGCTGCCGAAATCGACAAGTGGACGCCGCTGGTCAAGAGCTCCGGTGCAACGTCGGATTGA
- a CDS encoding CoA ester lyase, with the protein MNLRSWLFIPGDSDKKLGKADAAGADALILDIEDSVAASNKEIARAKVRAFLDQRPPGKRNSELWVRINPLDDPSSLKDLAAVVGGAPDGIMLPKIDGPADVLRLSHHLEALEIRDGVAPGHVRIMPVATETPVAPLRLNDFVSAKLPRLLGLTWGAEDLSAAIGAATNTDESGEWALTYRWARSTMLLAAKAVGIQAVETLYVNFKDSEGLRKSCRAAAREGFTGRIAIHPDQVAIINEAFAPSAEDVDLARRVIAAFEAQSATGTVGLDGKMLDIPHLKQARKVLEMHEQYQRRGQ; encoded by the coding sequence ATGAACCTCCGTTCCTGGCTTTTCATCCCTGGCGACAGCGACAAGAAGCTCGGCAAGGCCGACGCCGCAGGGGCCGACGCGCTTATCCTGGATATCGAGGATTCGGTCGCGGCGAGTAACAAGGAGATCGCGCGGGCCAAGGTGCGTGCGTTTCTTGATCAACGGCCGCCCGGCAAGCGCAACTCCGAGCTCTGGGTGCGCATCAATCCGCTCGATGATCCGTCGTCGCTGAAGGATCTCGCGGCCGTGGTTGGTGGCGCGCCGGACGGCATCATGCTGCCCAAGATCGATGGGCCCGCCGATGTGCTGCGGCTCAGTCATCATCTCGAGGCCCTCGAGATTCGCGACGGCGTTGCGCCGGGTCACGTACGCATCATGCCTGTCGCGACGGAAACCCCGGTCGCGCCTTTGCGCCTGAACGACTTTGTATCCGCCAAGCTGCCGCGCTTGCTCGGCCTGACCTGGGGAGCCGAAGACCTGAGTGCAGCGATCGGCGCGGCCACCAACACCGACGAAAGCGGCGAATGGGCGCTCACCTACCGCTGGGCACGCTCGACCATGCTGCTCGCAGCCAAGGCCGTAGGCATTCAGGCCGTCGAAACGCTGTATGTGAATTTCAAGGACAGCGAGGGCTTGCGTAAGTCCTGCAGAGCGGCGGCGCGAGAGGGATTTACCGGCCGTATCGCCATCCACCCGGATCAGGTGGCCATCATCAATGAGGCGTTCGCGCCATCGGCGGAGGATGTCGATCTCGCCAGACGCGTGATCGCGGCATTTGAAGCCCAATCCGCGACCGGCACCGTCGGCCTCGATGGCAAGATGCTGGACATTCCGCACCTCAAGCAAGCGCGCAAGGTGCTCGAAATGCACGAACAATATCAACGCAGAGGTCAATAG